GTGTGCATCCGGTTTAGTTGCCGGCTCTGTTCGCGGTCGTCATCCAGCATGTCCAGGTCGATGGATAGCGGGATGGTTGCCGCATGCTTTTTTGTCATTCGGAGCGACGATATGCACGTGTTGATGCAGATACGCGAAATCCACGTATTGATATTGCTTTCGCCGCGAAATTGAGAAAATCCCTGCCACAGGCGGATAAGTGTTTCCTGAAAAAAGTCGTTGGCCTCGTCGCTGTCTTTGGCGTACATGTAGCAAATCATGTACATGTTTGTTTTGTATTGCTTGACAATTTTTTCAAACTCTTTTTCGAGATGCATCGTTCACTTCGTTTATTTGTTAGACGCAAAAGTGAGTGAAAAACTACAACTTTCAGCGGAAAAATTTCGGATGTTTAGTCAAGAGTGTTACGTTATGAGGGCTAGACATAATAGTAATTATGAACAGTATTTTACTGGATTGTAGGTTTATATTGATTCCAATGCATTTTTTATTTTCATAATATGCATTTCCCGCTCCATAGAGTATGTTTTGCTTTTTAAGTTACTGATGGTATAAAGCTGTAGCGCTTTCTCTAAATATTCCTTAGATGGAGAGGAATTGTCTTTAATGCCTAATCCTAAAAAAAATCCAGCCAACTCGTCGGTGTTCTCAACATTGAACCCGTTGAAACTGTCTAAATATTGAATGGATTCATCCATATCTAAGGTGAGGAATTTATCAAACTCAAAATTCAGTCCGTTGAGCAAGATGTCTTTAGTCTCTTCCATTTGTTTATTGACAGTTATGGCTAAATTCTCTTTACCACCAAAAAGTTTCTGCTTTATAGCAGTTAATACAAGGCCTATCTTTTCGATTTCCAGTAGGAGATAGTCTCTTCGTTCCATCGTTTTAATTTGGTTTTTGAATATTGAATTATATCTTTCGTTTTAAAATGCTTTATTTGTTTATTATGCTTGTGTACAAAAATAATAAATAGAATTGCAAAACAGTTGAGATATACATCTTTAAAATCAAAAATAAAAAGAGGTTTCAGGTAGATAAAGTCAAGGATGCCGTTTTCCCAGATTATGTTTCCGATTAACGCGCATACAAATCCGGATATTTGAAATACAAGTCCGGTATCGAGAATTTTTTCACGGTCAATGGTATTTTTTTTTAAGAAATCGTGTAGAACAATAAAAATGGCTTGAGCAACCAAAAACAAAATTATATGAAACCAAAATCCCAAATTTATATTGAAGTGTTTGTATAGCAACGAATTTAAATAGCTGTGTTTGCTGTTAAATACAGGTTTAAACTCTAACAACCCCGGAATAATTTCGAATTTGATATCTAGGAAATAAACGTTTATGATAATCTTAACTGCTTGGTCTATGGCGATTAAGAAAATAATCCAAAAGAGGATTTGTTGTTTTTTCATTTAAAAATCGTGTATGCACATGTACAAAGATAATACCTTATTTCTCAAATTCTTTATTTAACTGGATTTGTGTTTTAGTTTGTTATAATGAGATTTGTTCTTATTAGACGCCAAATTGCGAAAAAAACTACAGGGATTAATAAGATATCACTCGATTATGCCACAACCTTACTTAAAAAAGCATTGGCTGGTTTGGAACAATCGCACTTCCGCAAGAAATCATTACCTTTGCACTTCAAAATCAAAAGGTAATGTTTGCAACGATCATTAAAACGATTTATTGTTTAATTGCTTCACCGCGAAAAGGATGGAGAAGAATTTCTGATAGAGATACTGGACAACAGGATTTTATCAACAACTTCCTGTTTCCCGTTTTTGGGTTCATTGCCATTCCTTCTTTTATTGGCGGAATGTGGCTCGCCGATAACGGTGGAATCCATTGGGCGTTAAAACAGGTGGTTATCGTGGTGTCGGCGCTTTTTGGCGGATTTTATCTGGTATCGTATGCATTAAACGAGCTTTTCCCTAAATTTGGGTTAGGTAAAAAGTTGCATGCCGCACAATTATTTGTGGGTTATTCATCGGTGGTGCTATACCTCTTGTTTTTCCTGATACCCCTCTTGCCGGGAGCTGTTTTTTTGTGGTTTGCTATAATTTATACGTTGTATATCGTTTACGCAGGTGCCGGTGATTTTTTACACATGACGGCAAACAAAAAGTTGAGTTTCACCGTTATTGCATCATTGCTTATTGTTGTTGTACCTCTGGCAATAAAAATATTATTGGAATTTATGATAAATTTATTGCCCGGTTAAGAAAGCTATTCACTCAACAAAACAGTCTGAAGTCTGACATTTGATCTCCAATAGTCTCAAAGAAATGAAACAAGCACCCATAAATATAAAAAACAAACGGGCCACGTTTGATTACGAACTGCTCGAAACTTACACCGCGGGTATTGTGCTTACCGGAACCGAAATAAAATCGATTCGCCTTGGCAAGGCTAGTCTGGTGGATACCTATTGCCTGCTTGAGAAAGGCGAACTCTGGGTGCGGAATATGCATATCGCCGAATATTTTTACGGAACCTACAACAACCACGTGGCACGGCGCGACCGAAAACTGTTGCTGAACCGGAACGAATTGCGAAAGCTTACCCGTGCGACCAAGGAAACCGGATTCACGATTGTGCCCATACGATTGTTCATCAATGAAAAAGGGCTGGCAAAGCTGGTTATTGCGGTGGCAAAGGGAAAAAAGCAATACGATAAACGGCAATCGCTGAAAGAGAAGGAAGACAAACGCTCAATGGACAGGATGTTTAAAAAATGAATTTTCTCAAACAGATACTTTTCCCGTCTTTCAGAAAATCAGGAAGTACAACGATATGGCTGCTCAAAATTATTTTACCCATCTCGTTGCTGGTTCGTTTTCTTGATTATTTTGGGGCTTTGGCTTTTATTGCACAGTTCCTTGACCCCGTTTTCCTGCATCTCGGTTTGCCCGGAAGCACGGCAATTATATTCATCACCAGTATCTTCCTTCCCCTCTATGCGCCGTTGGCAATTATAATGTCAATGACGGTGACGTTGCGTGAACTGACTATTCTGGCATTGATGTGCCAGATAGCGCATAATTTACCCGTAGAAAGCGCTATCCAGGCAAAAACGGGCACATCGTTCTGGTCCATGTTTTCCTTACGGATTGTTGTCAGCATATTGGTCGGGGTGCTGCTTAACCTGATCCTTCCGGCTGATATGGGAATGCCCTTGTTCGTCAAGGTAAATGCTGAACTGCCAACCTCTGTTGCAGACGTGCTGGTGCTGTGGTTGAAGGGTTCGGTTCAGATGGCATTGCTGATATTCTTCATTGTTACCGTTCTGAACGTTATTTATAAGTTGTTGGAACAGAACAACATGATAGTAAGGTTGTCGAAAGCTATTGAATCTGTTTTACGTTTTTTCGGTCTGTCGGAGAGCACCGGATTTCTTTGGCTTATCGGTTATATCGTTGGGCTGGCTTACGGTGGAGCGTTGATGATTGACCAGATGAAGGAGGGAAAAGTAACGCGGTCGGATGCCGAATTATTAAACTACCACCTGGCGGTTTCCCATTCCGTCATTGAGGATAATTTATTGTTCGTGGCGCTGGGAGTATCGGTCTGGTGGATATTGGGTGTAAGGTTGGTGGTAGCCTGGCTGGTGGTTTGGGTTCGGCGGATTTTTTTAAAAATGAAGCGAAAAGCCATGTATTCGTATAAGAATATTTAATTTGACATTTTGTTAAGCATGAAAATAAAAGAAATTTTAGAATCCCGCATCCTCATTCTTGATGGTGCTATGGGAACAATGATACAACGTTATAAGCTCACGGAAGAGGAGTATCGCGGCGAACAGTTCAGGGATGCTGCGAAGCTGCAGAAAGGGAACAACGATTTGCTTTCCATTACGCAACCGAAAATCATTGATGAAATTCACCGCAGCTATCTGGCTGCTGGAGCCGATATTATCGAAACCAACACGTTCAATGCCAACGCCATTTCGATGGATGATTACGGAATGGCTCATCTGGTACGGGAAATCAATGCTTCAGCGGCTCAGATCGCGCGAAAAGCCGCCGATGAATTTACGGCTCAAAACCCCAGGAAACCCCGTTTTGTTGCCGGCTCCATTGGCCCCACTAACAAAACTGCATCGATGAGCCCTGATGTGGAAAACCCGATGTACCGTGCCGTAACTTTCGATGATCTGCGCGATGTCTATTACGAACAAATTGACGCCTTGGTGGAAAATGGGATTGATATCCTGCTGATCGAGACCATTTTCGATACGCTCAACGCCAAAGCTGCTCTTTTTGCGACTCACGAAGTGGGGAAAAAAAGGGGCAGGAATATACCTGTCTCCCTCTCAGTAACACTTTCGGATAAGGCAGGAAGGACACTGTCGGGACAAACGATAGACGCTTTTCTTGCATCGGTAAGCCACGCCAACTTACTTTCGGTGGGGTTGAACTGTTCGTTCGGCGCATCGGATATGAAACCCTATGTGAAGCAGCTTCGCCGCGTTTCACCTTTTTACCTGAGCGCTTATCCCAACGCAGGGCTACCCAATCAGCTTGGAGAGTACGATGAGACACCCGAAAAGATGGCCTCCCAAATCCGGGAGTTTATCGACGAGGGATTGGTAAACATCGTTGGCGGTTGCTGCGGAACCACTCCCGAACACATTGCAAAATATGTCGAAATCGTAGCGGATGTTGTGCCACCGGCTCCTGTAGAACAACCCCGGTTGATGCGTCTTTCGGGCCTGGAAGAATTTGTGCTGACGCCCGGAATTAATTTTGTGAATATCGGGGAACGGTGTAACGTAGCGGGCTCACGCAGGTTCTTGCGCCTGATTCAGGAGAAGAAATACGAAGAAGCCCTGCAGATTGCCCGTAAACAGGTAGAAGACGGTGCACAGGTCATCGACATAAACATGGATGATGGGTTGCTCGATGGTGTGCAGGAGATGACCCGTTTTCTCAACCTGCTAGCATCCGACCCGGATATTTCCCGTGTTCCCGTGATGATAGATTCATCGAAATGGGAGGTGATAGAGGCCGGCCTGAAATGTATGCAGGGGAAGTGTATTGTCAACTCCATCTCTTTGAAAAACGGTGAAGTGGAATTTCTGGAGGAAGCCGGAAAGGTAATGTCGTACGGTGCGGCAGTTGTGGTAATGGCTTTCGATGAAAAAGGACAAGCGGATACCTACGGCCGGCGCATCGAAATTTGTGAGAGAGCCTACAGGTTGCTTGTCGGGAACGGTTTTCCTCCTCAAGACATCATTTTTGACCCGAATGTGCTAGCGATTGCTACGGGAATGGAAGAACACCGCAATTACGCCGTAGACTACCTGGAGAGTGTGAAATGGATAAAATCCAATTTACCGGGAGCTAAGGTGAGCGGAGGAGTGAGTAACCTCTCTTTTTCATTCCGGGGAAACAACTATGTCCGGGAAGCGATACACTCGGTTTTCCTCTATCATGCCGTTCAGGCCGGAATGGATATGGGAATAGTCAATCCCACAGAATCGGAGTTGTACGAAGATATACCCGCCGAAGTAAAAGAATTGGTGGAAGATATCATTTTCAATCGCAGGGAAGATGCCACGGAGCGGATGATGGAGTATGCACAGAGCATCAAAAACAAAACCCCGGAAGAATCGAAGGAAAAAGTGCTCGAGTGGCGATCCCTGCCTCTCGAAGAGCGGTTGAGTTATGCTCTCGTGAAGGGGGTCGGTGATTTTATGGACGAAGATATCGCTGAAGCGCTTGCGGTATATCCACGTGCTGTGGATGTTATTGATAAGCCGCTGATGAAAGGGATGAACGTGGTAGGCGATTTGTTCGGCTCCGGGAAGATGTTCCTTCCGCAAGTGGTTAAAGCTGCCCGAACGATGAAAAAAGCTGTTTCCATACTTCAACCTGTTATCGAAGCTGAAAAGTCGTCAGGAGCAGCGCAAAAAGCCGGGAAAATCGTGTTGGCTACCGTGAAGGGTGATGTGCACGATATCGGAAAAAACATCGTTTCCATCGTGTTGTCGTGCAACAATTACGAAATTGTGGATTTGGGGGTGATGGTCCCGCCCGAAAAAATTATCGAAACCGTTATTCGTGAACAACCTGATATTGTGGGATTGAGCGGACTAATCACGCCCTCACTCGAAGAGATGGCTGTTGTTGCGGCTGAAATGGAAAAAGTCGGATTCCGGATGCCTCTGCTCATCGGTGGTGCCACCACGTCGAAGTTGCATACGGCCCTGAAAATAGAGCCGAAATACAGTAGGGGAGCAGTGGTATATGTTAAAGATGCATCACAAAGCCCGGGAGTGGTGGCGAACCTGTTAAATCATGAAACGAACGGAAATTATTCCCAACAAGTGCGTGATGAATACGCTGCCCTTCGCGAAAACAGTACGGACAGAAAAGTAGAACTGGTTTCACTTGAAGAAGCGCGGGAAAACGCATATAAGATTGACTGGGAAAATTTTTCTGCCGAAAAACCCCGGATGATGGGAAGAAAAGTGATGAAAAACGTTCCGGTAGAGGTTATAATTCCCTATATCGATTGGAAGTTTTTCTTCCACGGATGGAACCTGTCTGCCAAGTTCGGCTCTGTTGCTAACTCGGATTTCACAGTGGAAGGACGCAATGCCTGGATGGCAAAATTCAAGGACGACGAGCAGGAGAAGGCCGGCGAAGCCGCAAAATTGTACGATGATGCACGTCGTTTGCTCAATAAGCTGGTGAATGATCGGGCAGGATATATCCATGCTGTTTTTGGCCTGTATGAGGCATACAGTGAAAACGATGATGTTTTGGCTGAAGGTGTTCGTATTCCCATGCTGCGCCAGCAAAAGAAGAACGATAAAAACGAATACTTGAGCCTGAGTGATTTTATTGCGCCAGCCTCATCCGGAAAAAAAGATTATGTCGGCGCTTTTGCGGTTACTGCCGGAGATGGAGCCGATGAGCTGCTGCAAGTTTATGAAGACGAAGGTGATGAGTATTTGGCATTATTGTTGAAATCATTGCTCGAAAGGCTGGCCGAAGCAGCAACCGAGTGGTTGCACCACATGATCCGGAAAGAATACTGGGGTTTTGCGGAAGATGAAAACCTGTCTGTTGCCGATATGCTGGCTTCAAGATACCGGAGCATTCGCCCAGCGGTGGGTTATCCGTCCATTCCCGACCAAACAATGAATTTTGTACTGCACGATATGCTTAGAACCGATGAGATCGGAATTTCGTTGACGGAAAACGGAATGATGAATCCACCGGCATCGGTCAGCGGTTTCATTTTTGCTCATCCACAATCGAAATATTTCGTTATTGGCCCTGTCTCCGAAGAGCAATTACACGATTATGCCCTTCGCCGGAACACGGAAACGGAGAAGATAAGGAAATTTTTATCCGCAAATTTGTAATTCGAGAATAAAGTTTTTTTTGGATGTCCGACCGTCTTATTGTAACCCTTGCCCTTCATCCTAAATTCGGTTATCTGTTGCAACCCGTTTTTGCGTCGTTCGACACCGGAACCGGAGTGTACGCCATTACCGAAACGGCTCATGGCAGCGGTTCGAATTACGAAAACCTGTCGGAGGATGAAAAGAATATTGTGAATGCGGCGGGACGTTTTTCCGACAAGGCGCTGATGAAAACCTACTCGCATGAAAAAGACGAGGCCGCTTTCCTGCAAAAAGTCGCTCCCGAAACCATTCAAACCTATATACGCCCTTTCATCGAGGCGCGGCATAAAGAAATGCTGCTTACCCTGCGCGATACTTCAACACCGCTGTTTCTGCGTGAAAAAATACGCGAACGCGAGTTTTCGGAAGACCGGGCTATCGAGATTCTGGCTTGCCCGTCGAAAATGATTTTCCTTTTCCGCAACGCGGCCACGTTTACCTACTCGGCGCGTGTGCGAAACGGCGGTGAGTCGGTGGCGCTTTTCGGGAGATTTTTTGCGCCGCTTTGCGCCAAACCCGCCCAAGCGGTTATCGGAAACCGGCTGCATTACTTTGAAGATGTGGATGAGAAGAAATTGCGTCCCTTTTTCGTGAAAAAGCAGGTTGAGGTGTCGTCGCGAAACGTTCCCGAATATATCCGCAAATTTGTTGTGCCGTGTGTGAAAGAGTTTGATGTGGTGGCGGAGGGATTTTCCGTGTTTGAACAGACGCATCGGCCGGTAGCTGTTCTCACGCTTGAAACGGGACTGGACCTGATGCCGGTGCTCAACCTGAAATTCCGGTACGGGAAACATCTTTTTGCTATCGACCTTCCGCGAAAGAAAGAAGTTGAACTGCTGGAACAAAACGGCGCGTTTTCCATCGGATGGTTTTTTAGGGACGAGCCGTGGGAACAAAACTGTGTTGATTTGCTTCTGAACAACGGGTTGATCCTCGGCCGAAACAATCAGTTTGCCGTTTGGGGCAATGAAGAAAGTAAAACCGGCATCGTTGAATGGATTAACCGCAATGGAGCCCTGTTGAGGTCATTCGAACTGAATCAGTCGCTCGGGAATTACGTTTACTATACGGGCGAAATTAACCTGGAGTTTGCCGTAAACGGGAAAAGGGACTGGTTTGATGTGTATTGCTTGGTTCGCTTCGATGATGTCGAAATTCCACTTGTCCGCTTCAGGGGGCACATCCTTAACCGCATCACGGAATATCTGTTGCCCGACGGGCGCATTGCCGTGCTTCCGGCGGAATGGTTTGCGCGGTTCGGTGAACTGTTTCGTTTCGGGCGGGCCGTCGGCGACAATATCCGCCTTGCCGGCTACCATTTTCGCGTGAAAGAGTTGGCCGAAAAAGGCGCGTTGCCGGATGAGGAACCGGAGAGCACGATGCTCACGGCCGAAATCCCCGGCGGGTTAAATGCCGTGCTGCGTCCGTATCAACGGTACGGCTTCCGATGGTTGATGCAATTGCAACAAAACCGTTTCGGCGGATGCCTGGCGGATGATATGGGGTTGGGTAAAACGTTGCAGGTCATTGCGATGTTTTTGTGCAATTACACCGGCGGTGAGGCATCGCCGGGAAGCAGGGCGCCCGTTCAGCTCTCGCTTTTCGAGGCGCCCGTTGCCCTTGGCCGGGCAGCAAGCGCCGAGTTTCCCCCGTCGCTTGTCGTGATGCCTACTTCGCTTCTCCACAATTGGTCGAATGAGTTGAGGAAGTTCGCACCGGAGCTGTCCGCTTATGTGCATGCGGGGGCGAGTCGTTTTCGGGACGAGGCTTTCGCACGGCAGTCGAGCCGTTTCCCGATCGTTCTCACTACATACGGAACGGTGCGGCAGGACATCGATTTCCTTCAACATTTCGATTTTCATTACGTGGTGCTCGATGAGAGTCAGAACATCAAAAATCCCGCCTCACAAACCTTTTTATCGGTGAAACGGCTTCGTTCCCGCCACAGGCTTACACTCACGGGCACTCCGGTTGAAAATTCGCCTACCGACCTTTGGACGCAAATGGATTTTTTGAATCCGGGGATTTTGGGTCCGCTCGGCGAGTTCCGGAAACGTTTCCTCATCCCGGCACCGGAAGAGAATGGAGAGGCAGTCCGGTCGCTCCTGAAAATTATTTCGCCTTTTATCCTGCGACGTACCAAGGAGCAGGTCGCGCCGGAATTGCCGTCGCTGACCGAAGAAATCCGCTACTGTGAGATGAGTGAAGAACAGACCGAACGGTATAACCGGGAGAAAAACAGAATCCGGAATACCCTCGTCAAACAATTCTCGGAGGGGAGCCGGAGAATAGGCCTTTCTACGCTGGCAGGCCTGATGCGCCTGCGGCAACTTGCCAATCACCCGGCGCTTGTCGACTGCGGTTTTTCGGGACAATCGGGCAAGTTCGAACAGGTCATCGACACGGTTGAGACCCTTTTTCAAGAAGGGCATAAGGTGTTGGTGTTCTCATCGTTTGTGAAACATTTGCAACTGTTTGCCGATTATTTCGATGCCCGCCGGTGGAAATACGCCTGGCTCACGGGACAGACTATCCGGCGTGAGATCGAAATAACGGAGTTCAACTCCAATCCGGAAGTGCGTGCTTTTTTTATTTCGCTTAAAGCCGGGGGAACGGGACTGAACCTCACCGCCGCCGATTACGTATTTATTCTCGACCCCTGGTGGAACCCGGCAGCCGAGATGCAGGCCGTCAGCCGTGCCCACCGTATCGGGCAGGAACGGAAGGTGACGCTTTACCGGTATATAACACTGGGCACGGTGGAAGAAAAAATCCGCCGTTTACAACAATATAAGTCCGCCCTTTCCGATGCGCTTGTTCGCCCGCAACTCACGATGGAGGAGGCGGAAGAGCTTCTCCGGTAAAAAAGTGGGCGGCATTTTTGTTAAATCCGGGGAAAACAGGTACTTTTGAAAAAAATAATAATTGCTGATGAAAACTCTCAAAGTACCCAAACAACACATTTCGCAATGCGAAACTATTTTTGATTGTATAAATTTATTGCGCGAAGCCGGCGTAGTCGCTAAAATTGACCAGGTGAACTGGAAAAAAGAATTTCCCAAGTCACTTCCTGTTACGGTGCGTGTTGCTCACGATGGAGAAAAAATTTACCTCTGTTTTGAAGTGGTAGGAGAAAAAATACGTGCAGTGAATACAGAGGATTTCGGTTCGGTCTGGGAAGACAGTTGTGTAGAGTTTTTTATGCAGCGGGAAGGCGAAGCCGTTTATAGGAATTTTGAGTGTAATATATTGGGAGCGTTACTTGCAGCAAAGCACGAAACCCGGCAAATAGCGGAAAAACTGACGGAGCATATGTCCTCGATCTCCCGTTTTTCTACGATCAGACACAGGTATGAGAACGGCATACAGGTTAGCGACTGGACGATGTTCCTGATAATTCCCCGACAGGCAATGGGTTTCCATGCCGATGAGAGTTTATCGGGAAAAAAGATCCGGGCAAATTTCTATAAGTGCGGTGATAAGACTCCCGAAACACATTTCATCAGTTGGAACCCCATCGATTTGCCTTCACCCGATTTTCACGCTCCACAGTTCTTTGGACTGTTGGAAATGGAGTGAGCCGAAACTCGTACAGATAACACAAACATAGTTAAATACATATGCAGGAAATTAGTAAATTGAAAGAGATCGTAGCCCAGTTTGTCGGCGACAGTGAAGAGATCGACGTAAAACCGTTAGGAGCAGGTCACATTAACGATTCATACAAGGTGAAAGCTGGCGAGAAAGAGTATGTGCTACAGCGTATTAATCATTCTATTTTTAAGAACGTACCGAAACTGCAAAGCAATATTCTGCGCGTAACGATGCATATCCGCCAGAAACTGATGGATGCCGGGGTGAACGATATCGACCGTAAGGTGTTGACTCTCGTTCCCACACCCGGCGGAAAACTTTTTTACCAAGATGCAGAGGGTTCTTACTGGCGGATGATGGATTTTATCCGGGATAGCAAAAGTTACGATGAGATAAATCCTGAATTGGCTTACAGGGCCGGACTCGCTTTTGGCGAATTTCAGAAAATGCTGGCTGACCTGCCGGGTGATCCATTGTTTGAAACCATTCCGAATTTTCACAACATTGAATCGAGACTGGAAACGTTCAGGGATTCGGTTAGAGCAAATAAAGTGGGCCGTT
This portion of the Petrimonas sulfuriphila genome encodes:
- a CDS encoding DUF1282 family protein; translation: MFATIIKTIYCLIASPRKGWRRISDRDTGQQDFINNFLFPVFGFIAIPSFIGGMWLADNGGIHWALKQVVIVVSALFGGFYLVSYALNELFPKFGLGKKLHAAQLFVGYSSVVLYLLFFLIPLLPGAVFLWFAIIYTLYIVYAGAGDFLHMTANKKLSFTVIASLLIVVVPLAIKILLEFMINLLPG
- the smpB gene encoding SsrA-binding protein, whose product is MKQAPINIKNKRATFDYELLETYTAGIVLTGTEIKSIRLGKASLVDTYCLLEKGELWVRNMHIAEYFYGTYNNHVARRDRKLLLNRNELRKLTRATKETGFTIVPIRLFINEKGLAKLVIAVAKGKKQYDKRQSLKEKEDKRSMDRMFKK
- the metH gene encoding methionine synthase; protein product: MKIKEILESRILILDGAMGTMIQRYKLTEEEYRGEQFRDAAKLQKGNNDLLSITQPKIIDEIHRSYLAAGADIIETNTFNANAISMDDYGMAHLVREINASAAQIARKAADEFTAQNPRKPRFVAGSIGPTNKTASMSPDVENPMYRAVTFDDLRDVYYEQIDALVENGIDILLIETIFDTLNAKAALFATHEVGKKRGRNIPVSLSVTLSDKAGRTLSGQTIDAFLASVSHANLLSVGLNCSFGASDMKPYVKQLRRVSPFYLSAYPNAGLPNQLGEYDETPEKMASQIREFIDEGLVNIVGGCCGTTPEHIAKYVEIVADVVPPAPVEQPRLMRLSGLEEFVLTPGINFVNIGERCNVAGSRRFLRLIQEKKYEEALQIARKQVEDGAQVIDINMDDGLLDGVQEMTRFLNLLASDPDISRVPVMIDSSKWEVIEAGLKCMQGKCIVNSISLKNGEVEFLEEAGKVMSYGAAVVVMAFDEKGQADTYGRRIEICERAYRLLVGNGFPPQDIIFDPNVLAIATGMEEHRNYAVDYLESVKWIKSNLPGAKVSGGVSNLSFSFRGNNYVREAIHSVFLYHAVQAGMDMGIVNPTESELYEDIPAEVKELVEDIIFNRREDATERMMEYAQSIKNKTPEESKEKVLEWRSLPLEERLSYALVKGVGDFMDEDIAEALAVYPRAVDVIDKPLMKGMNVVGDLFGSGKMFLPQVVKAARTMKKAVSILQPVIEAEKSSGAAQKAGKIVLATVKGDVHDIGKNIVSIVLSCNNYEIVDLGVMVPPEKIIETVIREQPDIVGLSGLITPSLEEMAVVAAEMEKVGFRMPLLIGGATTSKLHTALKIEPKYSRGAVVYVKDASQSPGVVANLLNHETNGNYSQQVRDEYAALRENSTDRKVELVSLEEARENAYKIDWENFSAEKPRMMGRKVMKNVPVEVIIPYIDWKFFFHGWNLSAKFGSVANSDFTVEGRNAWMAKFKDDEQEKAGEAAKLYDDARRLLNKLVNDRAGYIHAVFGLYEAYSENDDVLAEGVRIPMLRQQKKNDKNEYLSLSDFIAPASSGKKDYVGAFAVTAGDGADELLQVYEDEGDEYLALLLKSLLERLAEAATEWLHHMIRKEYWGFAEDENLSVADMLASRYRSIRPAVGYPSIPDQTMNFVLHDMLRTDEIGISLTENGMMNPPASVSGFIFAHPQSKYFVIGPVSEEQLHDYALRRNTETEKIRKFLSANL
- a CDS encoding signal peptidase II, with translation MKKQQILFWIIFLIAIDQAVKIIINVYFLDIKFEIIPGLLEFKPVFNSKHSYLNSLLYKHFNINLGFWFHIILFLVAQAIFIVLHDFLKKNTIDREKILDTGLVFQISGFVCALIGNIIWENGILDFIYLKPLFIFDFKDVYLNCFAILFIIFVHKHNKQIKHFKTKDIIQYSKTKLKRWNEETISYWKSKR
- a CDS encoding nucleoside recognition protein; protein product: MNFLKQILFPSFRKSGSTTIWLLKIILPISLLVRFLDYFGALAFIAQFLDPVFLHLGLPGSTAIIFITSIFLPLYAPLAIIMSMTVTLRELTILALMCQIAHNLPVESAIQAKTGTSFWSMFSLRIVVSILVGVLLNLILPADMGMPLFVKVNAELPTSVADVLVLWLKGSVQMALLIFFIVTVLNVIYKLLEQNNMIVRLSKAIESVLRFFGLSESTGFLWLIGYIVGLAYGGALMIDQMKEGKVTRSDAELLNYHLAVSHSVIEDNLLFVALGVSVWWILGVRLVVAWLVVWVRRIFLKMKRKAMYSYKNI
- a CDS encoding DEAD/DEAH box helicase gives rise to the protein MSDRLIVTLALHPKFGYLLQPVFASFDTGTGVYAITETAHGSGSNYENLSEDEKNIVNAAGRFSDKALMKTYSHEKDEAAFLQKVAPETIQTYIRPFIEARHKEMLLTLRDTSTPLFLREKIREREFSEDRAIEILACPSKMIFLFRNAATFTYSARVRNGGESVALFGRFFAPLCAKPAQAVIGNRLHYFEDVDEKKLRPFFVKKQVEVSSRNVPEYIRKFVVPCVKEFDVVAEGFSVFEQTHRPVAVLTLETGLDLMPVLNLKFRYGKHLFAIDLPRKKEVELLEQNGAFSIGWFFRDEPWEQNCVDLLLNNGLILGRNNQFAVWGNEESKTGIVEWINRNGALLRSFELNQSLGNYVYYTGEINLEFAVNGKRDWFDVYCLVRFDDVEIPLVRFRGHILNRITEYLLPDGRIAVLPAEWFARFGELFRFGRAVGDNIRLAGYHFRVKELAEKGALPDEEPESTMLTAEIPGGLNAVLRPYQRYGFRWLMQLQQNRFGGCLADDMGLGKTLQVIAMFLCNYTGGEASPGSRAPVQLSLFEAPVALGRAASAEFPPSLVVMPTSLLHNWSNELRKFAPELSAYVHAGASRFRDEAFARQSSRFPIVLTTYGTVRQDIDFLQHFDFHYVVLDESQNIKNPASQTFLSVKRLRSRHRLTLTGTPVENSPTDLWTQMDFLNPGILGPLGEFRKRFLIPAPEENGEAVRSLLKIISPFILRRTKEQVAPELPSLTEEIRYCEMSEEQTERYNREKNRIRNTLVKQFSEGSRRIGLSTLAGLMRLRQLANHPALVDCGFSGQSGKFEQVIDTVETLFQEGHKVLVFSSFVKHLQLFADYFDARRWKYAWLTGQTIRREIEITEFNSNPEVRAFFISLKAGGTGLNLTAADYVFILDPWWNPAAEMQAVSRAHRIGQERKVTLYRYITLGTVEEKIRRLQQYKSALSDALVRPQLTMEEAEELLR
- a CDS encoding sigma-70 family RNA polymerase sigma factor, with the protein product MHLEKEFEKIVKQYKTNMYMICYMYAKDSDEANDFFQETLIRLWQGFSQFRGESNINTWISRICINTCISSLRMTKKHAATIPLSIDLDMLDDDREQSRQLNRMHTLINKLGILDKALILLWLDNMSYAEIAEIMGISVSNVSVKLLRIKEKLKTMASVASDELTV